From a single Deltaproteobacteria bacterium genomic region:
- a CDS encoding metal-dependent hydrolase: protein MSLYKGHLAGGALAFVIYILVLVFFFSYKPTSNVLIWFGLCILGSIWPDIDTNSLAQKLFYGFFLVLDGIFILSERYKEAAILGFFALLPIIGKHRGWTHSISAAFIVPSPLIVLPILKPELKAGGLEYYTPVVIGYLSHLILDKQFKLY from the coding sequence ATGAGTCTTTATAAGGGGCATCTGGCAGGCGGCGCCCTGGCATTCGTAATTTATATTTTAGTTCTGGTCTTTTTCTTTTCCTATAAACCGACATCGAACGTTCTTATCTGGTTCGGACTATGCATACTGGGATCCATCTGGCCCGATATCGATACCAACAGCCTGGCGCAAAAACTGTTTTACGGTTTTTTTCTGGTACTGGACGGGATATTTATTCTTTCCGAGAGATATAAAGAAGCGGCAATACTCGGCTTCTTTGCCCTTCTGCCTATTATAGGCAAACACAGGGGATGGACGCATTCGATATCCGCCGCCTTTATCGTTCCCTCGCCTCTTATAGTGCTGCCGATCCTAAAACCCGAGCTCAAAGCGGGCGGACTTGAATATTACACGCCTGTCGTAATAGGTTATCTGAGTCATTTGATACTGGATAAACAGTTCAAGCTTTACTAA
- a CDS encoding branched-chain amino acid transaminase, which translates to MTGKPYKIWFNGDFVSWDEANIHVLTHTLHYGLAAFEGIRAYKCGDDRSAIFRLTEHIDRLYASAHIAQIKIPFTKEETRDAIIDILTLNDLEEAYIRPIAYIGGGKIGLHPGDNPIKLVIAAYPWGTYLGEGALSKGISAKISSYTRMGVNSFMTKAKITGNYANSVLAKLEATSMGFDEAILLDSEGYVAEGTGENIFIVRNGILKTPPLTSVLEGITRDTVIKLAKDEGIELDTQRFTRDELYIADEAFFTGTAAEITPIREVDKRTIGKGKPGPITKRLQSRFFDIVEGRDPDFIEWLEFFPVVATLKVKNESL; encoded by the coding sequence ATGACCGGCAAGCCTTATAAAATCTGGTTCAATGGTGATTTTGTTTCGTGGGATGAAGCAAACATACATGTGCTCACCCATACGCTTCATTATGGACTGGCGGCATTCGAAGGAATCAGGGCTTATAAATGCGGTGACGACAGATCCGCCATATTCAGGCTTACCGAACATATCGACCGTCTATATGCATCCGCGCACATAGCTCAAATCAAAATACCATTTACTAAAGAAGAAACGCGTGATGCGATCATAGATATTCTTACACTGAACGATCTGGAAGAAGCATACATAAGGCCTATCGCCTATATAGGCGGAGGGAAAATCGGACTGCATCCCGGAGACAATCCCATCAAGCTGGTTATTGCCGCCTATCCCTGGGGGACATATTTGGGAGAGGGCGCTTTATCTAAAGGAATAAGCGCGAAGATATCTTCATACACCCGAATGGGCGTAAATTCTTTCATGACAAAAGCTAAGATAACCGGCAATTATGCGAACTCGGTTTTGGCAAAGCTCGAAGCCACCTCAATGGGATTCGACGAGGCGATATTGCTTGACAGCGAAGGCTACGTGGCCGAAGGAACGGGCGAGAATATTTTCATAGTCAGAAACGGAATTTTAAAAACTCCTCCCCTCACATCCGTACTTGAGGGCATCACGAGGGACACCGTTATTAAGCTTGCCAAAGACGAAGGTATTGAGCTTGATACCCAGAGATTTACACGGGATGAATTGTATATAGCCGACGAGGCGTTCTTCACCGGAACCGCCGCTGAGATCACCCCGATCAGAGAAGTCGACAAACGTACGATAGGCAAAGGCAAACCGGGCCCGATAACCAAGAGGCTCCAATCCAGGTTCTTTGACATTGTCGAAGGAAGGGACCCCGACTTTATAGAATGGCTCGAATTTTTCCCTGTCGTCGCAACCCTCAAAGTCAAGAATGAGTCTTTATAA
- a CDS encoding polyhydroxyalkanoate synthesis regulator DNA-binding domain-containing protein — MAKKDKQIPGQVIIKKYSNRRLYDSTNKGYVTLDDIAALIREGNEVKVIDSQTGADISKVILIQVVLESEKNKEDILPVSFLHMLIKYGNKVAKDFFENYFLMMFQPYFSVQENFKKNIKLWQEMGWFPPGVNLPANFENFNSSELKPEDFFKTGKLPEALTQPEKKEKPEPQNAKEVEFLIEKIKELEEKVKSLDEEK; from the coding sequence ATGGCTAAAAAGGATAAACAAATTCCGGGACAGGTTATAATCAAAAAGTACAGCAACCGCAGACTGTATGACTCGACCAATAAAGGATACGTTACTCTCGACGATATAGCTGCGCTTATCAGGGAAGGCAATGAGGTTAAAGTCATTGATTCTCAAACCGGCGCCGATATTTCAAAGGTAATATTGATACAGGTCGTTCTGGAGAGCGAGAAAAACAAGGAAGATATATTGCCCGTATCTTTTTTGCATATGCTGATTAAATACGGCAACAAGGTCGCCAAGGATTTTTTTGAAAATTACTTCCTTATGATGTTTCAGCCATACTTTTCGGTGCAGGAGAATTTCAAGAAAAATATTAAATTATGGCAGGAAATGGGATGGTTTCCTCCGGGTGTTAATCTTCCGGCGAACTTCGAGAATTTTAATTCTTCAGAGTTAAAACCCGAGGACTTTTTTAAAACCGGCAAACTACCGGAAGCTTTGACACAGCCTGAAAAGAAGGAAAAACCCGAACCTCAAAACGCAAAAGAAGTTGAATTCCTGATTGAGAAAATAAAGGAACTCGAAGAAAAGGTCAAGTCTCTTGACGAAGAGAAATGA
- a CDS encoding glycosyltransferase family 4 protein: MKSVKRVLFINHSIRDGGPGKSLFYILKFLDRKRISPYVLIPKDDVFSERLKAEGIYENVITDKRFPENLKRPRFERDTGKIKSGGLGRFYTILLHLLSVFLNILDLASLVITSPFLIKGKKIDVIYCNGTQAKIAGALMGLANWCPVIWHVRNIQQTKLLGSMVYTLAALPVVKRIVCVSGATAEQFPYARGKLVVIHNGIDPEDYNPETTVGEIRRDYELSDKTIVIGSTGRIVPRKGYDLFIKSAGQAIKRSENKNVKFVIVGDTPFFFSDNHLVYLKNLVSELGLEEYFIFTGFRKDVRPCLKDFDIFVIPSSYPDPFPRSVIEAMSFALPVIGFRAGGIVESVEDGVTGILSEPDSTEEMENAILRLIANKGLRREMGKAGRERVKQNFSADRIAERIQEQILQVTGKP; encoded by the coding sequence ATGAAATCGGTAAAACGGGTGCTTTTTATAAACCATTCGATACGGGACGGCGGGCCGGGTAAAAGTCTTTTTTATATACTTAAGTTCCTGGATAGAAAGAGGATTTCTCCATATGTGCTCATACCCAAGGACGATGTGTTTTCGGAAAGGCTTAAGGCTGAGGGAATATATGAAAATGTAATTACTGACAAACGGTTCCCTGAAAACTTGAAGAGGCCGCGGTTTGAACGGGATACCGGGAAAATAAAAAGCGGTGGACTTGGAAGGTTTTATACGATACTGCTTCATTTATTATCTGTTTTTTTGAACATACTTGATTTAGCGTCGCTTGTTATAACTTCACCGTTTCTGATTAAAGGGAAAAAGATAGATGTAATCTACTGTAACGGGACTCAGGCCAAAATTGCAGGGGCTCTCATGGGACTCGCGAACTGGTGTCCTGTAATCTGGCATGTGCGCAACATACAGCAAACGAAGCTGCTCGGATCGATGGTTTACACCCTTGCCGCGCTCCCGGTTGTAAAACGCATAGTATGTGTTTCAGGCGCCACTGCAGAGCAGTTCCCATATGCCAGGGGGAAGCTGGTCGTTATACATAACGGAATAGACCCGGAGGACTACAACCCGGAGACTACCGTAGGAGAGATTAGACGGGATTATGAATTATCCGACAAAACTATTGTTATAGGGAGCACGGGAAGAATAGTGCCCAGAAAGGGCTATGATTTGTTTATAAAATCTGCCGGGCAGGCGATAAAGAGGTCTGAGAACAAGAATGTGAAATTCGTTATAGTCGGCGACACTCCTTTTTTTTTCAGCGACAATCATCTGGTTTACTTGAAAAATCTGGTCTCTGAGCTCGGGCTCGAGGAATATTTCATATTCACAGGATTCAGGAAGGACGTGAGGCCGTGCCTCAAGGATTTTGACATTTTTGTAATACCTTCCAGCTATCCGGACCCTTTTCCCCGCTCGGTGATTGAGGCAATGTCGTTTGCACTGCCGGTTATAGGGTTCAGGGCTGGAGGTATTGTAGAGTCCGTCGAGGATGGGGTGACAGGAATACTGAGTGAGCCGGATAGCACGGAAGAGATGGAGAACGCTATCTTAAGACTAATAGCAAACAAAGGGCTCAGGAGAGAAATGGGCAAAGCGGGCAGGGAGAGGGTAAAACAAAACTTTTCCGCCGACCGAATTGCGGAGAGAATCCAGGAACAGATACTTCAAGTGACGGGGAAACCGTAA
- the der gene encoding ribosome biogenesis GTPase Der, protein MNEIPEYRSSTRKPLVAIVGRPNVGKSTLFNRLIRERKSIVEDIPGVTRDRIYADTEWDGVEFSLVDTGGFDPEGDEIYPSLIKNQIQIAIEEADLILFVLDGKEGVMPHDLDVVNILRKTRKPVLYVVNKIDHEKHEPAAVEFHSLGIEDYVDVSALQGRKINELLDTVIEHLPPQEESEFTEDDEDLIRLAVLGKPNVGKSTLVNKFLGHERLITSPVPGTTRDSIDTYVEKDGKTYLLIDTAGIRRKSKISLSVEKHSVFRAIRAMERAEIILLMIEAEDGPTHQDARLAQLISDKGRACIILLNKWDLVPREIAETPNIEGILKDRLLAVDYAPVLIISALTGRGIDKIFDKINQVYQNFSQRIPTKRLNNFLRNILSVSPPPFYKGKEIKFYYISQPLTRQPTFVIFTNEIKGVPENYRRFLQNKMREEFPLEGTPIKIIFRAERKKN, encoded by the coding sequence ATGAATGAAATCCCTGAGTATAGATCATCGACGAGAAAACCGCTTGTTGCTATCGTCGGAAGGCCGAACGTAGGCAAATCCACACTTTTTAACAGACTTATTAGAGAACGAAAATCCATTGTAGAAGACATTCCCGGGGTCACAAGAGACAGAATATATGCCGATACCGAATGGGACGGTGTGGAATTCAGCCTCGTTGACACGGGAGGATTCGACCCAGAGGGGGATGAGATATACCCCTCGCTGATTAAGAATCAGATACAAATCGCGATCGAGGAAGCAGACCTTATTCTGTTCGTTCTCGACGGGAAAGAAGGCGTTATGCCTCACGACCTGGACGTCGTCAACATATTGCGAAAAACCCGGAAGCCGGTCCTGTATGTAGTAAACAAGATAGACCACGAGAAACACGAGCCTGCGGCAGTGGAATTCCACAGCCTAGGCATTGAAGACTATGTCGATGTATCCGCTCTTCAGGGAAGGAAAATTAACGAACTTCTGGACACTGTCATTGAACACCTCCCCCCTCAGGAAGAATCCGAATTTACCGAGGATGATGAAGATCTCATAAGATTAGCCGTCCTCGGAAAACCGAACGTCGGCAAGTCAACTCTGGTCAATAAGTTCCTCGGCCATGAAAGGCTCATAACAAGCCCCGTACCCGGCACGACCAGAGACTCGATAGACACGTATGTCGAAAAAGACGGTAAAACCTACCTCCTCATTGATACTGCCGGAATAAGAAGGAAGTCGAAAATCAGCCTTTCAGTTGAGAAGCACAGCGTATTCAGAGCGATAAGGGCGATGGAACGCGCGGAAATCATACTGCTTATGATAGAGGCCGAAGATGGGCCTACGCATCAGGACGCGCGTCTGGCGCAGCTCATATCGGACAAAGGCAGGGCGTGCATTATTTTACTCAACAAGTGGGACCTGGTACCAAGGGAAATTGCGGAAACCCCCAATATTGAAGGCATATTGAAAGACAGGCTCCTGGCGGTGGATTATGCGCCGGTATTGATAATCTCTGCGCTCACCGGAAGAGGAATCGACAAGATTTTCGATAAAATCAACCAGGTGTATCAAAATTTTTCACAAAGAATACCCACGAAAAGACTTAACAATTTTCTCCGAAATATTCTCAGTGTCTCCCCCCCTCCATTTTATAAGGGTAAGGAGATCAAGTTCTATTACATTTCCCAACCCCTTACCAGACAGCCGACCTTTGTAATCTTTACCAATGAGATAAAGGGCGTACCGGAGAACTACAGAAGGTTTCTACAGAACAAAATGAGAGAAGAGTTTCCACTCGAAGGCACGCCGATAAAAATAATATTCCGGGCGGAAAGGAAAAAGAATTAA
- the scpB gene encoding SMC-Scp complex subunit ScpB — protein MESTDIKKAIECIIFISDQPVSVDKLQQVFTEVERADIKKYLKELIHDWAELGRGIILEEVAGGHQFRTDSAYGEHISNFNKRVKKFRLSRAALEVIAIIAYKQPVTRVEVESIRGVDSSGVINALLERRILEIKGRKEVIGKPFLYGTTSEFLEVFGLKSLNDLPTLKEIDEISKNLDPGISSLSEELTD, from the coding sequence TTGGAATCTACTGATATAAAAAAAGCTATCGAATGCATAATTTTCATTTCCGATCAGCCCGTTTCAGTCGACAAATTACAGCAGGTATTCACGGAAGTGGAAAGAGCCGACATAAAAAAGTATTTAAAGGAATTAATTCACGACTGGGCGGAACTAGGTAGAGGAATAATTCTTGAAGAGGTTGCGGGGGGTCATCAGTTCAGGACCGACTCCGCTTACGGCGAGCACATTTCAAATTTCAACAAGAGAGTAAAAAAGTTCAGACTGAGCAGGGCGGCTCTTGAAGTGATAGCCATAATAGCCTACAAACAGCCCGTCACCAGGGTCGAAGTGGAAAGCATAAGGGGTGTTGATTCTTCAGGCGTAATAAACGCTCTCCTGGAAAGACGAATACTCGAGATAAAGGGCAGAAAAGAAGTAATAGGAAAGCCTTTCCTCTACGGAACTACGAGCGAGTTTTTAGAGGTTTTCGGCCTTAAGAGTTTAAACGACCTTCCGACACTGAAAGAAATAGACGAAATAAGCAAGAACCTCGATCCGGGCATATCCAGCTTATCCGAAGAATTAACCGATTAG
- a CDS encoding segregation/condensation protein A: protein MNDTGQTAESLQVKEPCLIKLQLFEGPLDLLLHLIKKNEVDIYDIPIAVITHQYIEYLELMKVMNLEVVGEYLVIAAELSLIKSRMLLPKPVIEEEEEDPRAELVRRLIEYQKYKDAAQDLISREILGRDVFKRDFESPEFEIEEEIELVPVDLWALIETFQEFYQRRSYLWAEEIVYEVEGVTIEEKIGQMLERLKEKSMLKFEELFDDCSSRFEMVITFLALLELARMENVLVAQENPDSTILISYSGENGVGIY from the coding sequence ATGAACGACACGGGCCAAACGGCGGAATCCCTGCAGGTAAAAGAGCCCTGCCTGATAAAGCTTCAGCTTTTCGAGGGGCCTCTTGACCTACTGCTCCATCTTATAAAGAAAAACGAAGTGGATATATACGACATCCCAATTGCGGTAATCACGCACCAGTACATAGAATATCTGGAATTAATGAAAGTGATGAACCTGGAAGTGGTGGGGGAATACCTGGTCATAGCGGCTGAGCTGAGCCTTATAAAATCGAGGATGCTGCTCCCCAAACCCGTTATAGAGGAAGAAGAGGAAGACCCGAGAGCGGAGCTCGTAAGGAGACTGATCGAGTATCAGAAATACAAGGACGCCGCCCAGGATCTTATCAGCAGGGAAATTCTCGGAAGGGACGTATTCAAGAGGGACTTTGAAAGCCCGGAATTTGAAATAGAGGAAGAAATAGAGCTTGTACCCGTGGACCTCTGGGCCCTTATAGAAACCTTCCAGGAATTTTATCAACGGAGAAGCTATCTCTGGGCTGAAGAGATCGTTTACGAAGTGGAGGGCGTAACGATTGAAGAAAAAATAGGCCAGATGCTCGAGAGACTGAAGGAAAAATCAATGCTGAAATTCGAGGAGCTGTTCGACGACTGCTCTTCGAGGTTCGAGATGGTGATAACGTTCCTTGCCCTGCTCGAGCTTGCGAGAATGGAAAACGTTCTCGTCGCCCAGGAGAATCCCGACTCCACAATTCTTATTTCATATTCAGGAGAAAACGGCGTTGGAATCTACTGA